The Limisphaera ngatamarikiensis genome window below encodes:
- a CDS encoding type III-B CRISPR module-associated Cmr3 family protein has protein sequence MNAMRTLHQILLQPTDVLFFRDGRPMTGSLAGHTAAWPLPDVTNHALHAALHRAGLSGVHTHRRGRSGRYTDQRDRKFGCLLTAGPFPVAAAADPGCPLPEPCWFFPRPRDTLEPGNVALCLHPVPGDWRQASSLPNPLRYAVANSRPPAKESGAEPWISQRAFERYLRDPAGQPESSNQSYPPEFLKDDDLADLEQTIGIRIDPESLTTGHGDAEGQIYSAYYLRLRDRFRLGLFAEAMDKVDGDPARRCDLIRLLFNDEPRSILVGGQQRLCTAQRADAPEPLPLPQGLRNGSEFKQLPNGAYAVKWVLLTPAIWPEIRSGETRDPARSRIQAHPGGWLPNWVHPETGDVLLKAGDTDRKPGETRVAWRARVRALPPVKARLVAAIVPKPLAVTGWSLGWPEDAVEGTETPDGNAGTGGAKSTHLAVPAGAVYYFEADSPGDAARLAAALNWHGSTPGHVIVNRRSTLLGEKGYGLGVCGTWQFYDGSDPSAGSVSTDRSKETQTH, from the coding sequence ATGAACGCGATGAGAACCCTTCACCAGATCTTGCTGCAGCCCACCGATGTCCTGTTTTTCCGGGACGGTCGGCCGATGACCGGTTCCCTGGCAGGACATACGGCCGCCTGGCCATTGCCGGATGTCACAAACCACGCGCTCCATGCCGCCCTGCACCGCGCCGGTCTCTCCGGTGTCCACACCCACCGACGGGGGCGCAGCGGCAGGTACACAGATCAACGGGACCGGAAGTTCGGGTGTCTTCTCACTGCCGGCCCCTTCCCTGTTGCCGCAGCTGCAGACCCGGGGTGCCCGCTGCCCGAACCCTGCTGGTTCTTCCCACGTCCCAGGGACACCCTGGAACCGGGGAATGTGGCCCTTTGCCTGCATCCCGTGCCGGGCGACTGGCGCCAGGCCAGCTCGCTCCCCAACCCCCTCAGGTATGCCGTGGCCAACTCGCGGCCCCCGGCCAAGGAAAGCGGGGCCGAACCATGGATTTCGCAGAGGGCTTTTGAGCGGTATTTGCGGGATCCGGCGGGCCAACCGGAGTCGTCGAATCAGTCATATCCTCCCGAGTTTCTCAAAGACGATGATCTTGCCGACCTGGAACAGACCATCGGCATCAGGATTGACCCCGAGTCGCTGACCACCGGCCACGGCGATGCGGAGGGGCAGATCTACAGTGCCTATTACCTCCGACTGCGCGACCGGTTCCGTCTCGGCCTATTTGCCGAGGCCATGGACAAGGTCGATGGAGACCCCGCAAGGCGATGCGATCTGATTCGCCTCCTGTTCAACGATGAACCGCGGTCCATCCTCGTCGGCGGTCAACAGCGGCTGTGCACTGCGCAACGGGCAGATGCTCCGGAGCCGTTGCCCTTGCCGCAGGGCTTGCGAAACGGAAGCGAGTTCAAACAGCTTCCCAATGGCGCGTATGCGGTCAAATGGGTGTTGCTGACCCCTGCGATCTGGCCGGAAATCCGGAGCGGAGAGACCCGGGACCCTGCCCGGTCCCGGATTCAGGCCCATCCCGGCGGCTGGTTGCCCAACTGGGTCCATCCCGAGACCGGCGATGTGTTGCTCAAGGCGGGTGACACCGACCGCAAACCGGGCGAAACAAGGGTAGCCTGGCGCGCACGAGTACGGGCACTGCCCCCCGTCAAGGCGCGCCTGGTGGCGGCGATTGTGCCCAAGCCACTGGCCGTGACCGGATGGTCCCTGGGCTGGCCGGAAGATGCGGTGGAAGGGACAGAGACCCCGGACGGGAACGCCGGGACCGGCGGCGCCAAGTCCACTCATCTGGCCGTTCCTGCCGGAGCGGTGTATTACTTCGAAGCCGACTCGCCCGGGGACGCCGCCCGACTGGCAGCGGCCCTCAACTGGCACGGCAGCACGCCGGGCCACGTCATCGTCAACCGCCGCAGCACCCTTTTGGGCGAAAAGGGTTACGGCCTGGGCGTCTGCGGCACCTGGCAGTTTTATGACGGATCCGACCCGTCTGCCGGATCCGTTTCAACCGATCGATCCAAGGAAACCCAAACGCACTGA
- the cmr4 gene encoding type III-B CRISPR module RAMP protein Cmr4: MSKRILYIFTRTPLHVGAGTSVGAIDQPIIRERHTGFPVIPGSSIKGVLRDACRNHSALAPKEESIFGRQDNAGKLTFGEAKVLAFPVRSARGSFAFITCPLALERFLRERGGNDLKVPDEPADMTCLAGDLVTIRRNGQTGVVLEEYRFNCTEKFPQDWEKDLLELLDDPVWKAGKGRFVLLSNGDFSHFVKNACEVSQHIKIDPKTGTVEGGFLFNLEAVPSETLFFAPVTALSRANGELKDLEQLLDAKPVLQFGGDSTTGLGFCTVKLAERRKAS; this comes from the coding sequence ATGAGCAAGCGCATCCTGTACATATTCACGAGAACGCCGTTGCATGTGGGTGCCGGCACCAGCGTGGGTGCCATTGACCAACCCATCATCCGCGAACGTCACACGGGCTTCCCGGTGATACCGGGCAGCTCCATCAAGGGCGTGTTGCGTGACGCGTGCCGAAATCACAGCGCCCTGGCTCCCAAAGAGGAGAGCATCTTCGGGAGGCAGGACAATGCAGGGAAGCTCACCTTCGGCGAAGCCAAGGTTCTGGCTTTCCCGGTCCGATCTGCGCGCGGTTCATTCGCCTTTATCACCTGTCCGTTGGCGTTGGAACGGTTCCTGCGCGAGCGAGGCGGCAACGACCTGAAGGTCCCTGACGAACCGGCAGACATGACCTGCCTGGCCGGCGACCTGGTCACGATCAGGCGCAACGGTCAAACCGGCGTCGTGCTGGAGGAATACCGTTTCAATTGCACCGAAAAGTTCCCCCAGGACTGGGAGAAGGACTTGCTCGAGTTGCTCGACGACCCGGTGTGGAAGGCGGGCAAGGGCAGGTTCGTCCTCTTGAGCAACGGCGACTTCTCTCACTTCGTCAAAAATGCCTGCGAGGTGAGTCAGCACATCAAAATCGACCCCAAGACGGGCACGGTGGAGGGAGGCTTCCTTTTCAACCTGGAAGCGGTTCCATCGGAAACGCTGTTCTTCGCCCCTGTCACGGCTCTTTCCCGTGCCAACGGCGAGTTGAAAGACCTTGAGCAACTTCTGGACGCCAAACCGGTGCTTCAGTTTGGCGGCGACAGCACCACCGGGTTGGGTTTCTGCACCGTGAAACTTGCGGAACGGAGGAAGGCATCATGA
- a CDS encoding type III-B CRISPR module-associated protein Cmr5 — protein sequence MKNLEQIRAANALAYAEAGVNTRGSQGGEVVKKLPALIMSNGLLAAGAFAYAKGLGEGWYVCFDHLARHLAHEDVGVVPRDKGNLKAMLDYLTKEADSGTLKQATDEALAWLCYAKRFVKKDNEEEAKE from the coding sequence ATGAAGAATCTGGAACAAATCCGAGCTGCGAACGCTCTTGCCTATGCGGAAGCCGGCGTCAATACGCGCGGCTCCCAGGGGGGCGAAGTGGTGAAAAAACTGCCGGCTCTCATCATGTCCAACGGACTGTTGGCGGCCGGAGCCTTCGCCTACGCCAAGGGTCTAGGTGAAGGGTGGTATGTATGCTTCGACCACCTGGCCAGGCACCTGGCCCATGAAGACGTTGGTGTAGTGCCGCGCGACAAGGGCAACCTCAAAGCCATGTTGGACTACCTGACGAAAGAGGCTGACAGCGGCACGTTGAAACAGGCCACGGATGAAGCCCTGGCGTGGCTCTGCTACGCCAAACGGTTTGTGAAGAAGGACAACGAGGAGGAGGCCAAAGAATGA
- the cmr6 gene encoding type III-B CRISPR module RAMP protein Cmr6 produces the protein MSPDVRQLIGDWAENVDNRGLLYEKFALPKSWGIGDDQKLNDAARWSVLRIVTRGSELLRRDAERLRREADGKNVQPNVRKRKQRDAEIADKMSKVGRFDPELVKAANSGASRFLTDLDKSYAGRVATFEATLGARLMVNLAGGVVENAGIALDRCFGLPFIPGSAVKGIARNQALWEIHEAQPDDKRPLLRLAMLLFGYGANDIKDHGDFAWAGGAANARETAKEIGANDFKGCACFLPAYPTTPPTLVVDMVNPHYPEYYRGKRSRADDNENPVPNYFPAVEKGSTFGFAVLLNRVPPVAGITAAELLDQARDWLKRAVTKRGVGAKTAAGYGWFELGRKTSRPVAASEAVATGTATASRPEAPPDSPADTLIAKWRGKLTATGNFPAALPEIAALQSDADLKRVFEAVIPQNERQRLRKNNPYWQSFTSGRHGEAGRKILQRLGITLK, from the coding sequence ATGAGTCCTGACGTTCGCCAACTGATTGGCGACTGGGCCGAAAACGTGGACAACCGCGGCCTGCTGTACGAAAAGTTCGCGCTGCCCAAGTCATGGGGCATCGGAGATGACCAGAAGCTCAACGATGCAGCCCGGTGGAGCGTGTTGCGCATCGTCACCCGCGGTTCCGAGTTATTGCGCCGCGACGCCGAGCGGCTCCGCCGTGAGGCCGACGGGAAAAACGTACAACCTAATGTCCGAAAACGAAAACAACGGGACGCGGAAATCGCCGATAAAATGTCCAAAGTCGGCCGCTTCGATCCCGAATTGGTCAAAGCAGCGAATAGCGGCGCCTCCAGGTTTCTGACCGACCTCGACAAATCCTATGCGGGTCGCGTCGCGACATTCGAGGCCACGCTCGGCGCGCGCCTGATGGTGAACCTCGCCGGCGGCGTCGTGGAAAATGCCGGCATCGCGCTGGATCGCTGTTTCGGTTTGCCGTTCATCCCGGGCAGCGCGGTAAAGGGGATCGCCCGGAATCAGGCGCTTTGGGAAATCCATGAAGCCCAACCCGACGATAAGCGGCCACTTCTGAGGCTTGCGATGTTGCTCTTCGGTTACGGCGCAAACGATATCAAGGACCATGGCGACTTTGCGTGGGCGGGCGGTGCTGCCAATGCCCGGGAAACCGCCAAAGAGATCGGGGCCAACGACTTCAAGGGGTGCGCCTGTTTCCTGCCGGCCTACCCAACCACGCCGCCGACGCTTGTCGTGGACATGGTCAACCCGCACTACCCCGAATATTACCGGGGCAAACGCAGTCGGGCTGACGACAACGAGAATCCGGTCCCCAACTACTTCCCCGCTGTCGAAAAAGGTTCGACCTTTGGGTTTGCGGTGTTGTTGAACCGTGTCCCCCCGGTTGCCGGCATCACGGCGGCAGAACTATTGGATCAGGCCAGGGACTGGTTGAAGCGCGCAGTCACAAAGAGAGGCGTCGGGGCCAAGACCGCTGCCGGATATGGGTGGTTCGAACTGGGCCGTAAAACTTCCCGGCCGGTTGCAGCCTCGGAAGCAGTTGCAACAGGTACGGCCACCGCATCGCGCCCTGAAGCGCCGCCCGATTCGCCCGCCGACACCCTCATTGCCAAGTGGCGCGGTAAACTGACAGCGACGGGAAACTTCCCGGCTGCACTGCCTGAAATCGCAGCTTTGCAAAGCGATGCCGACCTGAAACGCGTTTTTGAAGCGGTCATTCCGCAGAATGAACGCCAGCGGCTGCGAAAGAATAACCCCTATTGGCAATCGTTCACCAGTGGTCGGCACGGCGAAGCCGGCAGGAAAATCCTTCAACGACTGGGCATCACTCTCAAGTAA
- the cmr1 gene encoding type III-B CRISPR module RAMP protein Cmr1 yields the protein MNWQREIEVLTPLFNRGAYQDTPEIRVPSIRGMVRWWFRALGGTSDEEKAVFGGMKGFGHALRDQVVASRLVFRIKDIRAQRADPDPPTLPHKTGGQAAPQAAFLRGARFRLEVFDRLSPLGPELQRKVENALEVWLLLGALGLRANRGAGSVWPGDGTAPKTAAELRQRLNECGCNWPVMLAGDEVGASAEELRKAATDTKNGMPDVFGQAAPHRQASTVKFKIVRLEEKPRLLITAPTLDTLQKAQEALNEKLSRPKTWELVK from the coding sequence ATGAACTGGCAACGTGAGATCGAAGTGCTGACGCCGCTGTTCAACCGCGGCGCCTACCAGGACACACCGGAAATCCGGGTTCCTTCCATCCGAGGGATGGTTCGATGGTGGTTTCGAGCCCTTGGCGGAACCTCCGATGAAGAAAAGGCCGTGTTTGGCGGGATGAAGGGCTTTGGTCATGCCCTGAGAGATCAAGTGGTCGCGTCGCGTCTGGTATTCCGTATCAAAGACATTAGGGCCCAGAGAGCCGACCCGGATCCCCCAACCCTGCCCCACAAAACAGGCGGTCAGGCCGCCCCACAAGCCGCCTTCCTGCGGGGCGCGCGTTTTCGTTTGGAGGTGTTCGATCGTTTGAGCCCGTTGGGACCGGAACTCCAGCGCAAAGTGGAAAACGCGCTCGAAGTCTGGCTTTTGCTTGGCGCACTCGGCTTGCGGGCCAATCGCGGTGCGGGCAGCGTCTGGCCCGGCGATGGCACAGCGCCGAAAACGGCGGCGGAATTGCGTCAGCGGCTGAACGAATGCGGTTGCAACTGGCCGGTGATGTTGGCCGGCGACGAGGTTGGGGCCAGTGCCGAAGAGCTCAGAAAAGCTGCAACCGACACGAAGAACGGCATGCCGGATGTCTTTGGACAGGCAGCGCCTCACCGCCAAGCCTCCACGGTCAAATTCAAGATTGTCCGGCTGGAGGAGAAACCCCGACTCCTTATTACCGCGCCCACATTGGACACACTTCAAAAGGCGCAGGAGGCTTTGAACGAAAAACTATCCCGGCCGAAGACCTGGGAGCTCGTGAAGTAG
- a CDS encoding CRISPR-associated ring nuclease: MNVQAHLFVSLGTAPAIVPEAFLLPGARFVSVHVLTTERPDVTLIREFFRRHAPGVNLTITRVAGFQDLKSEEDHFRFEEVMFRWFLASRTGPEQRFVCLTGGFKTMSAAMQKAATVLGAAEVFHVLADDCCVGPQGRLMPPSTLEEILWARDQGHLHWIRLGPERGWPQLRRIAPEQFPLQVVEEKGDERRVQAEDRAFGTFLQDLLQRASRIAGAWEMLPELPFADLATWSEGELAWLREPLDPRAPADQRWVAGLPKIELHCHLGGFATHGELLRRVRNAAENPGKLPPLEEPRLPEGWPLPAQPIPLAEYMKLGNANGTALLRDPGCLREQCRLLYRHLVDQGVCYAEVRCSPANYAEVRSPWDVLADIRAAFQECMEGARTAPGGLPACHVNLILIATRRASGDYRAAIARHLALAVTAAEHWRDENACRVVGVDLAGYEDEKTRAHYFREEFTAVHRCGLAVTVHAGENDDAEGIWRAVFDLNARRLGHALSLGQSRELLRSVADRGIGVELCPYANLQIKGFRLDGSDRAGPADPRHEAHAPGPYPLLDYLREGVRVTVNTDNIGISAASLTDNLLLAARLCPGLTRLDLLHLQRHALETAFCTATQRLTLLRRISSGIPRP; encoded by the coding sequence ATGAACGTTCAGGCCCACCTGTTCGTCAGTCTCGGGACGGCACCGGCCATTGTGCCGGAGGCGTTCCTGCTGCCCGGAGCCAGGTTCGTGAGTGTCCACGTGCTGACCACGGAACGACCGGACGTGACGCTGATCCGCGAATTCTTTCGACGGCACGCCCCGGGGGTGAACCTCACCATCACGCGGGTGGCGGGGTTTCAGGATTTGAAGTCCGAGGAGGACCACTTCCGGTTCGAAGAGGTCATGTTCCGCTGGTTTTTGGCGAGCCGGACCGGGCCCGAACAGCGGTTCGTCTGTCTCACGGGCGGGTTCAAAACGATGTCGGCCGCGATGCAAAAGGCGGCCACGGTCCTCGGTGCGGCCGAGGTTTTTCATGTGCTGGCGGACGATTGCTGTGTTGGGCCCCAGGGAAGGCTCATGCCCCCTTCGACGCTGGAGGAGATCCTCTGGGCGCGGGATCAAGGGCATCTCCACTGGATTCGATTGGGGCCGGAGCGGGGCTGGCCCCAGCTGCGGCGGATTGCGCCCGAGCAGTTTCCGCTTCAGGTGGTCGAGGAAAAAGGGGACGAGCGCCGGGTGCAGGCGGAGGACCGGGCCTTTGGCACGTTCCTGCAGGACCTTCTCCAGAGGGCGTCCCGGATCGCGGGCGCGTGGGAGATGCTGCCGGAGCTGCCGTTTGCAGACCTGGCCACGTGGTCCGAGGGAGAGCTTGCGTGGCTTCGTGAACCGCTGGATCCCCGGGCGCCGGCGGATCAGCGGTGGGTGGCCGGGTTGCCCAAAATCGAGCTGCACTGTCATCTGGGCGGTTTTGCCACGCACGGGGAACTTCTCCGGCGGGTGCGGAACGCGGCGGAGAATCCGGGGAAGCTCCCACCGCTGGAGGAACCGCGTCTGCCGGAGGGTTGGCCGTTGCCGGCGCAACCGATTCCGCTGGCCGAGTACATGAAGCTCGGCAACGCCAACGGCACCGCGTTGCTCAGGGATCCGGGGTGCCTGCGCGAGCAGTGTCGGCTGCTGTACCGCCACCTGGTGGATCAGGGGGTGTGCTATGCCGAGGTGCGTTGTTCGCCGGCAAATTATGCCGAGGTGCGTTCGCCCTGGGACGTGCTGGCGGACATTCGCGCGGCTTTCCAGGAATGCATGGAAGGGGCTCGGACGGCACCCGGCGGGCTTCCGGCCTGCCATGTCAACCTGATCCTGATCGCGACGCGGCGTGCGTCCGGTGATTATCGCGCCGCCATCGCCCGGCATCTGGCGCTGGCGGTGACCGCGGCGGAACATTGGCGGGATGAGAATGCCTGCCGGGTGGTGGGTGTGGACCTGGCCGGGTACGAAGACGAGAAGACGCGGGCGCATTATTTTCGGGAGGAATTTACTGCGGTGCACCGGTGCGGGCTGGCTGTGACGGTGCATGCGGGGGAGAACGATGATGCGGAGGGGATCTGGCGGGCGGTGTTTGACCTGAACGCGCGCCGTTTGGGACACGCGTTGAGTTTGGGACAATCGCGGGAGCTGTTGCGGTCGGTTGCGGACCGGGGCATCGGGGTGGAGCTCTGCCCTTACGCCAACCTGCAGATCAAAGGGTTTCGACTGGACGGATCGGATCGGGCGGGTCCGGCCGATCCGCGGCATGAGGCGCATGCGCCCGGCCCTTACCCGTTGCTGGACTATCTCAGGGAGGGCGTACGGGTCACGGTGAACACGGACAACATCGGCATTTCCGCGGCTTCCCTGACGGACAACCTTCTGCTGGCGGCGCGTTTGTGTCCCGGGCTGACCCGGCTGGACCTGCTGCACCTGCAGCGGCATGCCCTGGAGACGGCCTTTTGTACCGCGACGCAACGCCTGACCCTGCTCCGGCGAATTTCGTCGGGCATACCGCGTCCCTGA
- a CDS encoding NUDIX domain-containing protein, with protein MKAWVNERILCVRTSALPAHWLPESGAVAMDERELLATLAGIQPWWRARAEAEHDPATKQWIPYVLVQNGRGELAVYRRQGTEPRLHGLWSVGIGGHINPGDAPESAGAASGERFWREVLWAGLRRELAEEFPGAAHHGTTRFLGLIHENRTLLGQVHLGAVFLHSVKEVHPQAGPELGDLQWLPPSALGGPAWPWDRLELWSRLALRLLGCGAAGTTETRT; from the coding sequence ATGAAAGCCTGGGTGAACGAGCGGATTTTATGTGTTCGGACCTCGGCCCTGCCGGCGCATTGGTTGCCGGAATCGGGTGCCGTCGCCATGGATGAGCGGGAACTGCTGGCCACGCTGGCAGGGATCCAGCCGTGGTGGCGGGCCCGGGCGGAGGCGGAACATGATCCGGCCACGAAGCAGTGGATTCCGTATGTGCTCGTCCAAAACGGCCGGGGCGAACTGGCGGTGTACCGGCGGCAGGGGACCGAACCGCGGCTGCATGGTTTGTGGTCGGTGGGCATCGGCGGGCACATCAATCCCGGCGACGCACCGGAATCGGCAGGGGCAGCGTCCGGGGAACGGTTCTGGCGCGAGGTGTTGTGGGCCGGATTACGCCGTGAACTGGCCGAGGAATTTCCCGGTGCCGCCCATCACGGGACCACCCGGTTTCTGGGGTTGATTCATGAGAATCGGACGCTGCTGGGTCAGGTGCATTTGGGGGCCGTGTTTTTGCATTCGGTGAAAGAGGTGCACCCGCAGGCCGGCCCTGAGCTGGGCGATTTGCAATGGCTGCCGCCCTCGGCCCTGGGCGGGCCGGCCTGGCCGTGGGACCGGCTCGAGCTTTGGTCGCGCCTTGCGCTGCGGCTGTTGGGCTGCGGCGCGGCAGGAACCACGGAGACAAGGACCTGA
- a CDS encoding glycoside hydrolase family 71/99-like protein, with product MQALAVPGWLLAFWLGLHPAPGVAAGKWLLAHYMPWYTAPPVSSRWGWHWTMNHFDPEIRDDTGRRQIASHYYPLSGPYDSADPAILEYHVLLMKLAGLDGVIADWYGPDDYLDYARIHERTILLFDWTRRAGLQFCLCYEDRTIARMIEGGYIPASAAITRARAALLEAETRFFTRPGYLRWQDRPVLLNFGPVYFTGDQWPAIFTALQPGNAPAFFTLDRRVTGATGAFNWPPMWAAATNAGVLHPQALRDYLDGFEQKAAAWPAFVSTAFPRFHDIYAQAGVGPSYGYLDDANGDTFRHTLHRALTNRALLVQIATWNDFGEGTVIEPTLEFGYRDLIHIQQARRQFLDPAFPYGPEDLELPLRLLQLRRRDAGRPEVAEELDQVFAMIVAGRLAAARALLTALEQYRPLLRSWAIEGDTLELTVGGYRSGQGVEIQCTTQPLEDTWIPVARNTNDPRATVFRLPLPREGPPLFFRARNL from the coding sequence TTGCAAGCGTTGGCCGTCCCGGGCTGGCTCCTGGCCTTCTGGCTGGGGCTCCATCCCGCGCCCGGTGTTGCAGCCGGGAAATGGCTTCTGGCCCATTACATGCCCTGGTACACCGCCCCGCCCGTCAGCAGCCGCTGGGGCTGGCACTGGACCATGAACCATTTCGACCCTGAAATCCGCGACGACACCGGCCGCAGACAGATCGCGTCCCATTACTACCCACTGTCCGGGCCCTACGATTCCGCCGACCCGGCCATCCTCGAGTACCACGTCCTGCTCATGAAACTGGCCGGGCTGGATGGCGTCATTGCCGATTGGTACGGCCCCGACGATTACCTCGATTACGCCCGCATCCACGAGCGGACGATCCTGCTCTTCGACTGGACCCGCCGGGCCGGGCTGCAGTTTTGTCTCTGCTACGAGGACCGCACCATCGCGCGGATGATCGAAGGCGGCTACATCCCCGCCAGTGCCGCCATCACCCGGGCCCGCGCCGCCCTGCTCGAGGCGGAAACCCGCTTCTTCACCCGGCCCGGCTACCTGCGCTGGCAGGACCGCCCCGTCCTGCTCAACTTCGGCCCGGTCTATTTCACCGGCGACCAGTGGCCCGCCATCTTCACCGCGCTGCAACCGGGCAACGCACCGGCCTTCTTCACCCTGGACCGCCGCGTCACCGGCGCCACCGGGGCCTTCAACTGGCCGCCCATGTGGGCCGCCGCCACCAACGCCGGTGTGCTGCACCCGCAAGCCCTCCGCGACTACCTGGACGGATTCGAACAAAAGGCCGCAGCCTGGCCCGCCTTCGTCAGCACCGCCTTCCCCCGGTTCCACGATATCTACGCCCAGGCCGGCGTCGGCCCCTCCTACGGGTACCTCGATGATGCCAACGGCGACACGTTCCGCCACACCCTCCACCGCGCCCTCACCAACCGCGCCCTCCTGGTCCAAATCGCCACATGGAACGACTTCGGCGAAGGCACCGTCATCGAACCCACCCTCGAATTCGGTTACCGTGACCTCATCCACATCCAGCAGGCGCGACGTCAGTTTCTGGATCCCGCCTTCCCGTACGGCCCCGAGGACCTCGAATTACCGCTGCGCCTGCTGCAGCTGCGCCGCCGGGACGCCGGTCGGCCCGAAGTGGCGGAGGAGCTTGACCAGGTGTTCGCCATGATCGTCGCCGGACGGCTCGCCGCCGCCCGTGCCCTTCTGACGGCCCTCGAACAATACCGCCCGCTGCTCCGTTCCTGGGCCATCGAAGGGGATACCCTGGAGCTTACCGTGGGCGGGTACCGGTCCGGCCAGGGCGTGGAAATCCAGTGCACCACCCAACCGCTGGAAGACACCTGGATCCCGGTGGCCCGGAACACAAACGATCCCCGCGCCACCGTGTTCCGGCTCCCCCTGCCCCGTGAGGGACCGCCCCTGTTCTTTCGGGCACGAAACCTCTGA